The sequence below is a genomic window from Ipomoea triloba cultivar NCNSP0323 chromosome 2, ASM357664v1.
TCTGCTTCTGGGCTCTGGCAATCCCTTTTTTAGCAAACCGCAATAATCAGTTTTCAAGAACCAATCGCTCTCCTTTCCTCTGCACTCATTCATCTCCTCTAAACTACCTAACAACCAACCAGTTTACATACACTCTAGATAAGCAATAAAATCTCACCACCCAGCCCAGCCACAAAAAAATCTGAGACAAtaccctgttttcatccaacaCAGTCATTTTTTCATACATTGGAAGATTGGATATGGATATGGAAAGAGGCAGCAGATACATACCATAAATCCTAACAAGGGAGATCTTAGTGTGTACCTAGTTCTGTTGTGCTTTGCAGGCAGGGAAGCCGAAGCTGTGCTGAAGGAGCTTTTGTTGTGGAATGGTAACGAGGGAGGACAGATGGATTTCTGGCCGGAGTTTCTTGCAAGCAGTTGGGGGAAAGAATTTGTGGCCGGAGGATTTGGGGGAACAGCCGGTATCATAGCTGGTTATCCCCTCGACACAATCAGAATTCGCCAGCAGCAATCAGGAGCAGGTTCGGCTTACAGCATCCTACGCGGGGTTGTTGGCTCTGAAGGTCCCCGGGCACTCTACAGGGGCATGGCTGCTCCCCTTGCCTCTGTCACCTTTCAGGTAAACTTCTTTACTTTTCCCCCTTCACATTCTCTTTCACCAATTCAATCTGGTTCTTTGACAGCAGTAATTTAGCCTTCAGAATTGACCAAACCAAAGATAGATAATCTCATCTCATTTGCCTAACAAAGTTGTTAGGCAACAGCATGACAAAAAAAGAGAGTTTAAAGCTTACACGCAAGAAAGACCACCACATTAATATAACCTAAAAGACACATTTTGACTGTGATTGAATTTTGAGATAATGCTGTTGAAAGTTAAGGTTGGCATATTTAACAAGTAAAACTACATGTTGCATTCAGAAATAGCAGCATGCGAATACAAAAAATTCAATTGTTAAAATTTCCCAGGACTTACAATGTGACAAATTTGCTTTCTTTGGTACCACAGAATGCCATGGTTTTCCAGATCTATGCATTACTCTCAAGGGCATTTGACAAGAACATTCCAGCTAGTGATCCGCCCTCATACAAAGGAGTTGCATTAGGTGGAGTTGGAACAGGAGCCATTCAGAGCCTAATCCTCAGTCCTGTTGAACTAGTGAAAATCCGCCTCCAGTTGCAGAAGAATATCTATAAGAGTAATGTTCAATCAGTTGGTCCAGTAGATGTTGCCAGACAAATATTTAGGCAAGAAGGTTGGAAAGGAATATACCGTGGATTTACCATCACCATTCTCAGAGATGCACCAGCTCACGGCTGGTACTTTTGGACGTATGAATACATGAGAGAGCAACTTCATCCTGGCTGCCGAAAGAATGGCCAAGAAACCTTCAAGACAATGCTTATAGCAGGTGGCTTTGCAGGGGTTGTTAGCTGGATAACCTGCTATCCCCTTGATGTGATCAAAACCAGACTCCAGGCTCAATCAGAGTCTACACCATTAAGATACAACGGCATTGTTGATTGCTTCAGGAGAATTGTGAAAGAAGAGGGACACAAGGTGCTCTGGCGAGGCCTGGGAACCGCAGTTGCAAGAGCATTCATAGTGAATGGTGCTGTATTTACAGCATATGAAACTGCTCTGAGATGCATCTCTAACAGCAATAATCATGCAACAATCTATACAGACAACACACCATAATATAGGACTAAACCCCTGTTTGTTGTCCATTAATAGATCAGTAAGCACCAAGCATATAGAAATGGCTATTGTAAATAGATGCCTAGTGGTATTTCTTAGAAGATTCTTCAGTACTAGACATTACAGCATATAAAAAACTACTATATAGTCAGCCAAAAGGCCAGAAAGGGAATTGGCAGCAATACAAAGAAGTTTTTAGCTCTGGGCACAAATATTATTCATatcaatgcaactaggtatagGATTGAACACAACTTATGACTAAAACAGTATGAGCATATTCTAAGTCACAAGACTCAAACATGTATACACAGACACAAAACATATGGTATAAACTCATATTATTTCATTGCAAAAGCAAAGGAAGATTGCACGAAGACAAACTCTACTCAGAAAGCTACATTGTCATATTATCAATAACATCAATTTCCAAACTTATCATAAGTAAGCACTGCCAATACTTAATTGCCAGACCCTGCTCTCACTATGTTTAAGCCCGCCATAGCATCCTCTAAACCACTGCTGGCCTTGGCCAAAACGTGTGGATCATTATAGTTTCTTACAGCCTGCACAATTGCCCAAACTTTCTTGTAAGGATCCGAGCAATTGAACACCTCCGGACCCAAGAAGATGCCATCACAACCCAGCTGCATCATAATTGCAGCATCAGCAGGCGTAACGATCCCTCCGGCAGCAAAATGGACCACTGGAAGCCTAGCCATTTGCTTTGTCTGAACAACAATGTCATAAGGCGCGGCGATCTTCTTAGAGAAGGTGAAAACCTCATCTTCATCCATGTTGTTGAGGACTCTAATGTCCCCCATCACTTTCCTCACGCTGCGGATTGTATCCACAATGTTTCCTGAACCTGTTAAATCCCCTTGAGTCCGAATCATGGCTGCCCCTTCTCTCACTCTCCTCAAAGCCTCGCCGAGATCTCGAGCACCACAAACGAACGGAACTCGGAAATTGTGCTTGTTAATGAAGTGATCTTCGTCGGCAATAGCTAAGAGCTCACTTTCATCGACGTAGTCTACTCCGACAGTTTCGAGGATCTGAGCCTCCACAAAATGCCCGACCCGAGATTTAGCCATTACTGGAATAGAGACGGCCCGTTTGATTTCCTTGATGAGAGCCGGATCGGGCATCCGGGAAATTCCGCGAGAGTCGGGCTCGGAGACGATGACGCAGCAAGCTCCGGCTGACTCGGCGATCTTGGCTTGGTCGACAGTGGTGACCTCAACAATGGCTCCGCCGCGGAGCATTTGAGCAATTCCCACTTTGATAGAGAAAGGATTCTTCTTCGCATCGGTGATAGCGCTGCCGCTGTAGACCGTGACGGCACCGTCTTCTGCCATTTCTGCCAAGTGTTCGGTACAATGCGCGAGAGAAACCGATCGGTAACGTGCTTCGTGCGGagatgatttgatttgattgcgCTACTTGTGTCGGAACGAGTGGGCTGGGCGATCAAATTATTAAAACGAAGAAAAGAAGATTCGGAAGATGGGTGCGAATGTGGCGTTTAGCGAGTTCCAGAAACTTCCAGGAGGCCACGGCTTTTGATTCGGCTCGACGATGCTGGAATATGTAGAAAGTTCGATATATAATTCATAAACCGCTCATAAGCCCACAGCCCAAAGTCTATACATCTTGCCACGcctataatataaatatataatgctgTCTTAACAACTAATTTTGATTGGCATGATGATTCAGCACCTTTTTCTTtggaataaaattatatatttataaattaatattaatttttgttagacTTTAAAGTTGAATTGTAAATTCGAAAGGATAgtatttgtaaattttatttatttttttaacaatgaaatctgcaaaaaaaattattaaaaaaaaaaaacacgagtCGACCCGTGAGGTCGCCAATTCACATGGAGTGAGTTAGAGTTACATGAATTCTAGCTCGCGGGTCTAATGGGTTGGCCCGCAACAACCCGtcaaaaattaaacttgtggtGAAACAGATCAACCTACTTTAAGAGTACTAAGTTCACAAAAGTAAAGACACTTTTATGGGCTTATGGGGAAGACACACAAATGGGCCTCATGAAGAAATACGTAGTAGTATAATAGCCTCATTCATTGAATAAGATAACCTCCCTGTTACTATTTAAGTCCactaaaaaatgtattatataagatgtgtaataatttgtatgaatttataaaaatatattacagtttatttttaaaaagtattacatcaTTCAAGTACTGCGATCACATCCATTATTTCAAGAATATACATTAGGCTTTAAGTAAAATATGTTACACCACAAACATTTATTGTGACAATTGACAAACACATAAAACGACGCAGCCCCACCCACCATGTGACCTGCCCTGCTGACTGCCGTGGGCAAAGCACCAAAGCATCTCACATTCAAACTCAACCACCCAATTGTCTATTAACAACATTCTTCCTTCACTATGGCTATGTGCTTTGAATACGCCATTTACTATCCGACATACCACCTTCCACCTTATATTTCTATTAATAATTATCTTAAATTGCTCCATTATTCAATAACAtgttcatattttaaaaattgtaatttttatctCGTAAACTATATGCTAAATGTAACTACGTACATTTCtcggaacatatatatatatattattgttacaactctattattaattaaataataaataaataattttaaaaagtaaatattactccgtatgaGGTAAAAGTTGAAGGTGAAATGCACTGCAGGAGCGGTAATCTGGCAGCTGTGGTAAATGGCAGCCGTCTGCACCGGCTTTACcagtaaaaaatgaaatgaatctGAGCCGTTGAACTTCGACACAACACTTGTAATTTGAATCGAATCTGTTGATGGATTGTAGAGGGAGAGAGATATAGTTTGGAGACTTGGagtttattccttttttttactGAATATGGTGAAAATTCATAACTTCAAGGAAGTATAAAGCAATTGGATTTGATCGgagatttattaaatttatttaattataacaaagaaaaagatgAATGCCATAGGTAGGCAGAGATCCGGTACGTCGACGGCGCATCATCAGCGGCAGTACTCCGACAACTTTCTGGAGAGTTCGTCCAACGGCCGGTGGCTTCAATCAGCTGGTCTTCAGCATCTGCACACTTCAAACAACTCCAATCCTCCTCTACAGGTCCCAATCCTTACTACATTTCTATTCGTATTGAGATCAATGATTTTGTTTGAGTTTTGGATCTCAAGTATTTTTACTGTTCATTCGTGGCAATGTTATGGGAATAGGATTTCGGTTATTACGCCGGAGCTCAGGGTTCCAGAATGTATAAGGGTCCTCAGAGGACTTACAGTGGAGGGGGTGATGTTTTTGCCGAGCCTTTGACGCCGCCGGCTAATCATCGCCAGAGAAAGAATGGAGATGAGCAAGTATCACCTACTGAGTTCAGTCCGGGACTCTTAGATCTGTACTCATTGGATACCGAGCTTCTCCCCGAGGTATTATTCCTACGATTTCAATAAACTTGCAATCTTTTTACCTGTTTTAGTGTGCTCAAGTCGTCACCTAATGACTTAGTTATAAACGGATTACATAACTAGAGCTCAGTGGCATTTGTCTATGGATTCTTATTGTGGAATTGCTGCTGTTTATAGATGCCAGTTGCTGGCCAGTATGGTGCTCCTGTGCATCATTTTGCTCAAGGGAAAAGCTTTGATGATTTGGAGTCATATTTTGTGAATAATAAACAAACTGGTAGAGTCCGAGGCATGGCAGATAGCAATGCAACTAAGAACTTTGCTGCTGATAAAGATAAAGCTAGCAATGTTGCGAAGATCAAAGTAGTGGTATGTTTTCTCTAGTCTTTTTCTGGTTTGCAGTTTAGCACAGTGCTTATTTTCTCCTATTACTCTATTAAGCTTGCTATTCGGATTGTTGTCGTGATAACATTGTGATGAGGCCAACATTGCACTTATTATCTGCTTGAGAAGCTTTTTACTTTCTGAAGCACTTTTTGTTTTGCCTAGAGAAAAAAACTAGTTAATGCCCTTTCTTGATGTAGTTGCTAATTTTTTACTGATAATTACAGGTGCGTAAGAGACCACTTAACAAAAAGGAATTGGCAAAGAATGACGGAGACATCGTTGAAACATGTAGCAATTCATTAACAGTTCATGAGACAAAACTTAAGGTTTGAGCCCTTCAAATTTCAGAAAAAGCATTGCTTGAATCGACTTGGATCCATTATTAGACgagtaaatttatttattagctGCCTTTTTTCCCCCTAATTTTGTGTGTTATGTTATGCTTTGCTGCCTTGTTATTGAGCAAGGCTTCAACATTCACATGTAGTTTGATTTTGTGTTCTCAAGTCAGTAtcttcaataattatatatgatgaTTCAGGGGATTAGTTTCCTTTTGTTTATTCCAATGCTTAACTTGTGGTGTACAATTCAGAGAAACGAGATAATTGCAAATCCAAGACTTTCACATTATTTGCCATAATGAAAGTAATATTTTGttgatttcttaattttacTTATATGATGCTTTGTTCCCTCTTCATTTCTAAGCTGTAGATATTAAACAGGTTGACTTGACACAATACATTGAGAAGCATGAGTTTGTGTTTGATGCAGTGCTGAACGAGGAGGTTTCAAATGATGAGGTGAATATAGAAACAGATATTATCACTGTATCACAAAATACTAGACTTCCTTAACTGTTTTACATCCTTGTTTCTCTGGTATATTATTCATTTAGGTATATCGTGAAACTGTTGAGCCAATCGTTCCGATAATCTTTCAACGCACAAAGGCCACATGCTTTGCATATGGGCAAACAGGTAAAGTTCCAGTACTTCTCGAAGAATGTTGAATAGGGCACTATTTCATTTATGTACAATTCCTACTTGTTTCTAACATTTGATATGCAATTATTGTTGATGGTTACCCAATAGTAAAGTATTTATTAGTATCTTACTATCTTTTGGGTGATTTATGAATAGCTATTCTCTGCCACATGGCCCACATCAGTTTCTGACAATATCTAATATTTcccaaaatgattttttttacacATGTATACTCTTTATTTAGAGCCTGTCTATCCTCTGTTGATATCAAGTATAAATTTgctagttttcccttttctttgttCCCATTTAGTAAACAGTGtcataaattttaaagaaaacgGCACTTCAGCTATGTGCTTCCACTGTTCTTGATAGGATGTGTTATTTTTCATAGACCATCCAAGTTGTTTTTGCAAATTTATACCCTCCTACCTTTTAAAATATATCCACTGAGCTTTGGCTTGTCCCTGATTTTCTTGTCTTACTTTGAATCTTCTTCAGGAAGTGGCAAGACATTTACAATGAAACCACTGCCTTTGAAGGCATCAAGGGATATTTTGAGGCTCATGCACTATACCTACCGGAATCAGGGCTTTCAATTGTTTGTCAGCTTCTTTGAGATATATGGAGGAAAACTCTTTGATCTTCTTAATGATCGGAAGTAAGTGTTGTTAGCCTATTCCATTATGAAAGTCAGTTAGATATTGCTGCATTTGCATTCATGGTAATGAAACCTTCCTTTGGCAGAAAACTTTGCATGAGAGAGGATGGTAAACAGCAAGTATGCATTGTGGGCTTACAAGAGTACAGAGTCTCTGATGTGGAGATGATTAAGGAGCTTATTGACAGAGGAAATGCAACTAGAAGTACAGGCACCACCGGTGCGAATGAGGAATCTTCCAGATCACATGCTATACTTCAGCTTTCTATCAAGAGGTCAGCAGATGGCAGTGAACCCAAACCTGCCCGAGTCATTGGAAAGCTCTCTTTTATAGACCTTGCTGGAAGTGAACGTGGTGCAGACACTACTGACAATGATAAACAGACCAGGTCTGTGTCTACTTATTTTCTAGGATGTTTTCTGGATGAGTGTGACAAGTAGTTGAAAACTAAATGCTTGATAGTGATCTAGGCCAAGCAGCCAAATAGTCAAAACTACTTTTCAAGTTCATCCATTTGCTTGAACCTTTATTTCATCtcacaaaattatattcttcCTCAAATCAGCATTTGTTCTGACATATTTTTGATTTCTTGTTTCATTTCCTAATTATGCAGGATTGAAGGAGCCGAGATCAATAAAAGCTTGCTTGCATTGAAGGAATGCATTAGAGCTCTTGACAATGATCAAGGCCATATACCATTTAGAGGCAGTAAGCTAACAGAAGTGCTGAGGGACTCATTTGTTGGAAACAGTCGAACTGTAATGATATCCTGCATTTCACCAAATTCCGGATCATGTGAACATACACTAAACACATTGAGATATGCTGACCGGTACTCTCTCATTATTACGGTTGCATTGTAACAATTTCTTGTGGGCTAGTTTTCTCGAGGCGTGACTAAAGTTTGACAATATATCTATGATCTACAGAGTGAAGAGTCTTTCAAAAGGAAACAACTCCAAGAAAgacacatcatcttcaactttgaATCTGAGGGAATCAACAGTGTTACCTATGTCTGTGGTAGCACCTTCCGCATCAACATATGAAGATGATACAGGTGATTCATGGCCTgaacaaacagagaaagatGACTATGAGGACTTCTACGAACAAGAGAAGCCAATATCAAAAAGGAATGTAAAAGTTGAGGCATTCAGTATCTCCAATCCAGAAGAGAAAATGAGGCGGGGTAATGACCAAACTAAGTGGAAGGAGCCACCTAGAACAGAACCTAAGATTAATGACAATGATGATCTAAATTCACTCCTAAAGGTAAAGAGTTTGGTTTTTGTGAGCTTGAAAATTTATAGGTTTCTATAGCTACATTCTGTATAACTCTGTGTTGCATCCTTGCAGGAAGAGGAGGATCTCGTCAATGCACATAGGAGACAGGTAGAAGAAACTATGGACATTGTAAGAGAGGTCAGTAACGATATGAACTTGCTTATCATATAGAGGCTGTGCCTTAAAGGGTAGTCTTTaacattttttgtatatttatgaaTGTAAGTTTGTGTGTAATTCAGGAGATGAATCTTTTAGTCGAGGCAGATCAACCAGGAAATCAGTTAGATTCTTACATATCTCGATTGAACTCAATACTTTCCCAGAAGGCTGCTGCCATAGTGCAATTGCAGGGGCGTTTAGCTCAGTTTCAAAGACGTCTGAGGGAGCATAATGTTTTAGCATCCTCAGGCCACTAA
It includes:
- the LOC116011179 gene encoding kinesin-like protein KIN-13B — translated: MNAIGRQRSGTSTAHHQRQYSDNFLESSSNGRWLQSAGLQHLHTSNNSNPPLQDFGYYAGAQGSRMYKGPQRTYSGGGDVFAEPLTPPANHRQRKNGDEQVSPTEFSPGLLDLYSLDTELLPEMPVAGQYGAPVHHFAQGKSFDDLESYFVNNKQTGRVRGMADSNATKNFAADKDKASNVAKIKVVVRKRPLNKKELAKNDGDIVETCSNSLTVHETKLKVDLTQYIEKHEFVFDAVLNEEVSNDEVYRETVEPIVPIIFQRTKATCFAYGQTGSGKTFTMKPLPLKASRDILRLMHYTYRNQGFQLFVSFFEIYGGKLFDLLNDRKKLCMREDGKQQVCIVGLQEYRVSDVEMIKELIDRGNATRSTGTTGANEESSRSHAILQLSIKRSADGSEPKPARVIGKLSFIDLAGSERGADTTDNDKQTRIEGAEINKSLLALKECIRALDNDQGHIPFRGSKLTEVLRDSFVGNSRTVMISCISPNSGSCEHTLNTLRYADRVKSLSKGNNSKKDTSSSTLNLRESTVLPMSVVAPSASTYEDDTGDSWPEQTEKDDYEDFYEQEKPISKRNVKVEAFSISNPEEKMRRGNDQTKWKEPPRTEPKINDNDDLNSLLKEEEDLVNAHRRQVEETMDIVREEMNLLVEADQPGNQLDSYISRLNSILSQKAAAIVQLQGRLAQFQRRLREHNVLASSGH
- the LOC116010161 gene encoding mitochondrial arginine transporter BAC2: MDFWPEFLASSWGKEFVAGGFGGTAGIIAGYPLDTIRIRQQQSGAGSAYSILRGVVGSEGPRALYRGMAAPLASVTFQNAMVFQIYALLSRAFDKNIPASDPPSYKGVALGGVGTGAIQSLILSPVELVKIRLQLQKNIYKSNVQSVGPVDVARQIFRQEGWKGIYRGFTITILRDAPAHGWYFWTYEYMREQLHPGCRKNGQETFKTMLIAGGFAGVVSWITCYPLDVIKTRLQAQSESTPLRYNGIVDCFRRIVKEEGHKVLWRGLGTAVARAFIVNGAVFTAYETALRCISNSNNHATIYTDNTP
- the LOC116010162 gene encoding pyridoxal 5'-phosphate synthase-like subunit PDX1.2; amino-acid sequence: MAEDGAVTVYSGSAITDAKKNPFSIKVGIAQMLRGGAIVEVTTVDQAKIAESAGACCVIVSEPDSRGISRMPDPALIKEIKRAVSIPVMAKSRVGHFVEAQILETVGVDYVDESELLAIADEDHFINKHNFRVPFVCGARDLGEALRRVREGAAMIRTQGDLTGSGNIVDTIRSVRKVMGDIRVLNNMDEDEVFTFSKKIAAPYDIVVQTKQMARLPVVHFAAGGIVTPADAAIMMQLGCDGIFLGPEVFNCSDPYKKVWAIVQAVRNYNDPHVLAKASSGLEDAMAGLNIVRAGSGN